The following coding sequences are from one Natrarchaeobaculum sulfurireducens window:
- a CDS encoding IS110 family RNA-guided transposase, whose translation MFIGIDVHKRYSQIAVLDKNGEIVEETRVENANLDDFAQRYAGSKAALEATSNYYHIHDTLLAYLDVTVANPGELKLISDSDKKTDRVDAKQLARMLRLGSVPESYVPTDEVRQARALVRGRQKLVENRTEYANKIHGLLSDHGITREVKPLSVKGREFLAELSLPAPWDALLESYLEIIQVLTEQIESLEAEIEERAGSLKETQLLMTIPGVSYFTALTIYAELGEVNRFDRAKEVVSYVGLNPIIRESGDSRFEGSISKRGSGRVRWLLVQASYSAVHTCEDEYLSRFYNRLARKKNSKTAIVATARKLLVSMYHMLDREEVYDPPGVSA comes from the coding sequence ATGTTCATTGGAATCGACGTACACAAGCGGTACTCACAGATCGCAGTACTGGACAAAAACGGTGAGATTGTCGAAGAGACTCGCGTTGAAAACGCGAACCTCGACGACTTTGCCCAGCGGTACGCTGGGTCCAAAGCCGCGCTTGAAGCCACCAGCAACTACTACCACATCCACGATACGCTTTTAGCGTATCTGGATGTGACTGTCGCTAACCCCGGCGAATTGAAGCTGATCTCTGACTCGGACAAGAAAACTGACCGCGTTGATGCGAAACAACTCGCTCGAATGCTTCGGTTAGGCTCAGTTCCAGAAAGCTACGTTCCAACCGATGAGGTTCGGCAAGCCCGCGCACTCGTGCGCGGGCGCCAGAAGCTCGTCGAGAACCGGACCGAGTACGCGAACAAGATCCATGGCCTGTTGAGTGACCACGGCATCACTCGGGAGGTAAAGCCGTTGAGTGTGAAGGGACGAGAGTTCCTGGCGGAACTCTCGCTCCCGGCCCCGTGGGATGCGTTGTTGGAGTCGTATCTAGAGATCATTCAGGTGCTCACCGAGCAGATCGAATCGTTGGAAGCGGAGATCGAGGAACGGGCTGGGTCTCTGAAGGAGACCCAGCTCCTGATGACGATTCCTGGAGTGAGTTACTTTACGGCGTTGACGATTTACGCGGAGTTGGGCGAGGTCAACCGGTTTGACCGGGCCAAAGAGGTCGTAAGTTACGTCGGGCTGAACCCGATAATCCGCGAGTCTGGTGACTCGCGGTTTGAGGGGAGCATCTCGAAGCGAGGATCAGGACGAGTCCGGTGGTTGCTCGTTCAAGCGTCGTACAGTGCGGTTCATACGTGCGAAGACGAGTACCTCAGCCGGTTTTACAACCGGTTAGCTCGAAAGAAGAACTCGAAAACAGCGATTGTGGCAACCGCTCGGAAGTTGCTGGTTTCAATGTATCACATGCTTGACCGTGAGGAGGTGTACGATCCACCAGGGGTGAGTGCCTGA
- a CDS encoding rhomboid family intramembrane serine protease, translating to MATCDVCGKDESMPYNCRHCGGTYCAEHRLPENHDCSALYEWNDPSGVFDSGFDDSVQSGGASAKRSSSLTDKLPIDTGPGGPLAYFRGNVTYTVLLLMWVTFALQWIAMLIGGQGLHNALFTLSTAHPEYVWTWVTSIFAHSPVNIFHIVFNSIVIFFFGPLVERYVGSKKFAALFIVSGVLAGFGQIGISMWQGVPSSVLGASGAALAIMGVLTVLNPGLKVYLYFILPIPIWLLTLGTAAISVFFIGTGGGGAGGIAHGAHLVGLLVGLAYGEYVKRTQNVRAPNQFQLGGGPGGPGGPGGPGGPGGPGGRRRF from the coding sequence ATGGCCACCTGCGACGTGTGTGGGAAAGACGAAAGCATGCCGTATAACTGTCGGCACTGCGGGGGAACCTACTGTGCCGAGCATCGGCTGCCGGAGAACCACGACTGCTCGGCCCTCTACGAGTGGAACGACCCGAGCGGGGTCTTCGACAGCGGCTTCGACGACAGCGTCCAGAGCGGTGGGGCCAGCGCGAAGCGCTCCTCGAGTCTGACCGATAAGCTCCCGATCGATACGGGGCCCGGCGGCCCGCTGGCGTACTTCCGTGGAAACGTGACGTACACCGTCCTTTTGCTCATGTGGGTCACGTTCGCCCTGCAGTGGATTGCGATGCTGATCGGCGGCCAGGGCCTCCACAACGCACTCTTTACCCTTTCGACGGCCCATCCGGAGTACGTCTGGACCTGGGTCACCTCCATCTTCGCCCACAGTCCGGTCAACATCTTCCACATCGTCTTTAACAGCATCGTGATCTTCTTCTTCGGGCCGCTCGTCGAGCGCTACGTCGGCTCGAAGAAGTTCGCCGCCCTGTTCATCGTCAGCGGCGTCCTCGCCGGGTTCGGTCAAATCGGTATCTCGATGTGGCAGGGCGTCCCCTCGAGCGTGCTCGGCGCCAGCGGCGCTGCGCTCGCGATCATGGGCGTACTGACGGTTCTGAACCCGGGGCTCAAGGTGTATCTCTACTTCATCCTCCCCATCCCCATCTGGCTGTTGACCCTCGGGACGGCCGCCATCAGCGTTTTCTTTATCGGCACGGGTGGCGGCGGTGCCGGTGGCATCGCCCACGGTGCACACCTCGTGGGACTGCTCGTCGGCCTCGCCTACGGTGAATACGTCAAACGTACTCAGAACGTCCGGGCACCGAACCAGTTCCAGCTCGGTGGCGGTCCTGGCGGTCCTGGTGGACCCGGCGGTCCGGGAGGACCTGGCGGCCCCGGCGGTCGTCGTCGGTTCTAA
- a CDS encoding DUF5788 family protein produces MQAYERKQLLERVEREGATVGADIPDTIEVQGEEFDLRTFVFEIKRRETVPPGERERVERAKRNLRRERLQRLEAIEDGDISREKGEELAKSIIGIDRALNALESLGPTDLEREQKAQQAADEKRWLSFLKQALGKDDGGAGRRGR; encoded by the coding sequence GTGCAAGCATACGAGCGCAAACAGCTGCTCGAGCGCGTCGAGCGCGAGGGGGCGACCGTCGGCGCGGACATCCCGGACACCATCGAGGTTCAGGGCGAGGAGTTCGACCTCCGGACGTTCGTCTTCGAGATCAAGCGCCGCGAGACGGTCCCGCCGGGCGAGCGCGAGCGTGTCGAGCGGGCGAAGCGAAACCTGCGTCGTGAACGGCTACAGCGACTCGAGGCCATCGAGGACGGAGACATCTCCCGTGAGAAAGGCGAGGAACTGGCGAAAAGCATCATCGGTATCGACCGAGCGCTCAACGCCTTAGAGAGCCTCGGGCCGACCGATCTCGAGCGTGAGCAGAAAGCCCAGCAGGCCGCCGATGAGAAACGCTGGCTGTCGTTCCTGAAACAGGCTCTCGGCAAGGACGACGGCGGCGCCGGACGGAGGGGGCGCTGA
- the polX gene encoding DNA polymerase/3'-5' exonuclease PolX: MATNAEIAGRFEEFADLLEADDVEYKPRAYRRAAENIQAHPVPIADRVEAGDEAVLEEIDGVGDAIASKIVEYVETGTIEELGELRAELPIDIADITRIEGVGPKTAGKLYRELGIETLDDLEEAAEAGEIQDVSGFGPKTEGNIRDNIAFAREVGGRHLLGEGRPLADDVLGFLEELEAVERAEVAGSIRRWRETIGDVDVLVGTEAGEDVVESFVGWNSVDAEIESGPEKASVRVGEIRVDLRVVVPEEFGSALQYFTGSKDHNVRLRNYAIDRGMKLNEYGAFDVSGVGDEASGQRVGERVAGETEAGMYESLGLPWIPPELREDRGEIAAAENGELPDLITREDVRGDLHTHTEWSDGTTSIEAMVEAAEARGYDYYAVADHAEGPGIVSGVGLSDTEILEQVEQIREIDAASEITVFAGIEANVDAEGEIGLADEVVDELDVIVASPHSGLSQDAETATERLLRAIEHPAVDVLGHPSGRLLNERSGLDFDATALGQAAAEHDTALEINANPRRLDLWGSAVQAALEKGAPIAVNTDAHQPATLEYMRWGVHTARRGWTEDDDVINTWDLGTLQEFLH; the protein is encoded by the coding sequence ATGGCGACCAACGCGGAGATCGCCGGTCGGTTCGAGGAGTTCGCCGACTTACTCGAGGCTGACGACGTCGAGTACAAACCCCGGGCCTACCGTCGCGCCGCGGAGAACATCCAGGCACACCCGGTGCCGATCGCCGACCGCGTCGAAGCCGGTGACGAGGCGGTTCTCGAGGAGATCGACGGCGTGGGCGACGCCATCGCCTCGAAGATCGTCGAGTACGTCGAGACGGGCACGATCGAGGAACTCGGGGAGCTGCGCGCCGAGTTACCGATCGACATCGCGGACATTACCCGGATCGAAGGCGTCGGTCCGAAGACCGCGGGAAAACTCTATCGAGAACTCGGGATCGAGACGTTAGACGACCTCGAGGAAGCGGCCGAAGCCGGAGAGATTCAGGACGTCAGCGGATTCGGCCCCAAAACCGAAGGGAACATTCGCGACAACATCGCGTTCGCCCGCGAGGTCGGTGGGCGTCACCTGCTCGGAGAGGGGCGACCGCTGGCCGACGACGTGCTCGGCTTTCTCGAGGAACTCGAGGCCGTCGAGCGGGCCGAAGTCGCGGGCTCGATCCGACGCTGGCGCGAGACGATCGGCGACGTCGACGTCCTGGTCGGAACCGAGGCTGGTGAGGACGTCGTCGAATCGTTCGTCGGTTGGAACTCCGTCGACGCGGAAATCGAGTCCGGCCCGGAGAAAGCGAGCGTCCGCGTCGGCGAGATTCGGGTCGACCTCCGCGTCGTCGTTCCCGAGGAGTTCGGCTCCGCACTGCAGTACTTCACCGGGAGCAAGGACCACAACGTCCGCCTTCGCAACTACGCGATCGATCGCGGGATGAAACTGAACGAGTACGGCGCTTTCGACGTCTCGGGCGTCGGGGACGAGGCCTCGGGTCAACGGGTCGGCGAGCGCGTCGCTGGCGAGACGGAAGCGGGGATGTACGAGTCGCTTGGACTCCCGTGGATCCCCCCCGAACTCCGTGAGGACCGCGGCGAGATCGCCGCCGCCGAGAACGGCGAACTGCCCGACCTCATCACGCGCGAGGACGTCCGCGGCGACCTCCACACGCACACCGAGTGGTCCGACGGCACCACCTCGATCGAGGCGATGGTCGAGGCCGCCGAGGCTCGAGGATACGACTACTACGCCGTCGCCGATCACGCCGAGGGCCCCGGCATCGTCAGCGGGGTTGGCCTCTCGGATACCGAGATACTCGAGCAGGTCGAGCAGATCCGCGAGATCGACGCCGCGAGCGAGATCACCGTCTTCGCGGGAATCGAGGCCAACGTCGACGCCGAGGGCGAAATCGGCCTCGCTGACGAGGTCGTCGACGAGCTAGATGTGATCGTCGCCTCGCCCCACAGTGGACTGAGCCAGGACGCCGAAACGGCGACCGAGCGCCTGCTCCGGGCGATCGAGCACCCCGCCGTCGACGTGCTTGGCCATCCCAGCGGCCGACTACTCAACGAACGCTCTGGCCTCGACTTCGACGCCACCGCGCTGGGCCAGGCTGCCGCCGAACACGACACCGCCCTCGAGATCAACGCCAATCCCCGCCGACTCGACCTCTGGGGGAGCGCCGTCCAGGCTGCCCTCGAGAAAGGTGCCCCTATCGCAGTCAACACCGATGCACACCAGCCCGCGACGCTCGAGTACATGCGCTGGGGCGTCCACACCGCCAGACGCGGCTGGA